From the genome of Parazoarcus communis, one region includes:
- a CDS encoding type 4a pilus biogenesis protein PilO, which yields MTSKDVLSGLRSIDFQRLQQDFQNLDPNDPGVWPLAPRVAVFVFLFVATIAAAWWFDWSDQGILLEQREAEEQQLRQDWLGKKRLAVNLDEHKRQLAEIDRQFGALLKQLPNRAEMDSLLSDINQAGLGRGLLFELFKPGSDQVKEFYAEMPIEIRVTGGYHDLGEFASDVARMPRIVTLNNISLDAAAEGRLKLDAKATTYRYLDEEEVAQKRQAAKAAQGKK from the coding sequence ATGACGTCAAAAGATGTGCTTTCCGGGCTGCGCAGCATTGATTTTCAGCGCCTGCAGCAAGATTTTCAGAATCTGGATCCGAACGATCCGGGGGTATGGCCGCTTGCGCCACGCGTCGCGGTCTTTGTCTTCCTGTTCGTGGCAACCATTGCCGCCGCCTGGTGGTTCGACTGGAGTGATCAGGGCATTCTGCTGGAGCAGCGCGAGGCCGAAGAGCAGCAATTGCGCCAGGATTGGCTGGGCAAGAAGCGGCTTGCGGTCAACCTCGACGAGCACAAGCGTCAACTTGCCGAGATTGACCGGCAGTTTGGCGCACTGCTGAAGCAGTTGCCCAATCGCGCGGAAATGGATTCGCTGTTGTCGGACATCAACCAGGCTGGGCTTGGACGTGGTCTGCTGTTCGAGCTTTTCAAGCCGGGCAGCGATCAGGTGAAGGAGTTCTACGCCGAGATGCCCATTGAAATCAGGGTGACTGGCGGGTATCACGATCTCGGCGAGTTTGCGAGTGATGTTGCCCGCATGCCGCGGATCGTCACGCTGAACAACATCTCGCTCGATGCTGCTGCGGAAGGGCGCCTGAAGCTGGATGCCAAGGCCACCACCTATCGATATCTGGACGAAGAAGAGGTGGCTCAGAAGCGACAGGCAGCCAAGGCTGCGCAGGGGAAGAAATGA
- the dacB gene encoding D-alanyl-D-alanine carboxypeptidase/D-alanyl-D-alanine-endopeptidase, protein MSASTASKPRPFVILSLVLACLLSAVDARAAGEETLPSSVRQALDQARVPADAVGIWVQAVDSGTPALAINGDQPMNPASVMKLVTAFTSLEYFGPSHTWQTRISSTGAVRNGVLQGDLYIVGGGDPVLSYERAWKLLRRLRALGVDTITGDIVLDGSVLRLPAHDPDAFDGRGLRPYNSGPYGLLLHFNTLQLALFPGIGPNDAVTVASEPPLNGVVIDNRLQTSGASCGVWYRDLEARIEPGPRLILSGSLPASCGPRNWSAAPLPPEDFSTATIAGLWQEVGGQLQGQVRTGSAPREARTQLVDDSAALAEIVRDMNKWSSNVIARQLLANLGSTNADGAPDMVAAGAQLATAQLAAAGVQTAGLVIENGAGLSRIERVRADTLGQLLIAAWQRPWMAEFIAALPIAGEDGTARKRLVGSPARGQAHIKTGTINGVRAIAGYVLDHDGRRHVVVMLVNHAEAASTRAAQDALLEWVWAGGR, encoded by the coding sequence ATGTCAGCAAGCACCGCTTCGAAACCACGCCCTTTTGTCATCCTGAGCCTTGTTCTTGCCTGCCTGCTGAGCGCAGTCGATGCGCGAGCGGCAGGTGAAGAGACGCTCCCGTCCAGTGTCCGGCAGGCGCTCGATCAGGCCCGAGTACCGGCGGACGCGGTTGGCATCTGGGTACAGGCCGTGGATTCAGGCACACCAGCACTTGCGATCAATGGCGATCAGCCGATGAACCCGGCCTCGGTCATGAAGCTGGTGACGGCTTTCACCAGTCTGGAGTACTTCGGCCCCTCCCATACCTGGCAAACCCGGATCTCAAGCACCGGCGCGGTGCGCAATGGCGTGTTGCAGGGCGATCTCTACATCGTTGGCGGCGGCGATCCGGTGCTGAGCTATGAACGGGCGTGGAAGCTGCTCAGGCGGCTGCGTGCGCTCGGCGTCGACACGATCACCGGCGATATCGTGCTCGACGGCTCCGTGCTCAGGCTCCCGGCGCACGATCCGGATGCATTCGACGGGCGCGGGCTTCGCCCGTACAACAGCGGCCCCTACGGCCTGTTGCTGCACTTCAACACCCTTCAGCTCGCGCTTTTTCCAGGCATTGGCCCCAACGATGCAGTCACGGTGGCCAGCGAGCCGCCACTCAACGGCGTCGTCATCGACAACCGCCTGCAGACGTCGGGGGCCAGCTGCGGCGTGTGGTACCGCGACCTCGAGGCCCGCATCGAGCCCGGCCCGCGTCTGATCCTGAGCGGCAGCCTTCCGGCCAGCTGCGGACCACGCAACTGGAGCGCCGCCCCCCTCCCGCCCGAGGACTTCAGCACTGCAACGATTGCCGGCCTGTGGCAGGAAGTCGGCGGACAGCTGCAGGGACAGGTGCGCACCGGCTCGGCACCGCGCGAGGCCCGTACGCAGCTCGTCGACGACTCGGCCGCGCTCGCCGAAATCGTGCGTGACATGAACAAGTGGTCGAGCAACGTCATCGCCCGCCAGCTCCTTGCAAACCTCGGCAGCACCAACGCGGACGGCGCGCCGGACATGGTTGCAGCGGGTGCGCAGCTCGCCACTGCGCAACTGGCGGCTGCGGGCGTGCAGACTGCCGGCCTGGTGATCGAGAACGGAGCCGGCCTGTCGCGAATCGAACGCGTTCGCGCGGATACGCTGGGTCAGTTGCTGATCGCCGCCTGGCAGCGCCCCTGGATGGCCGAGTTCATAGCCGCACTGCCGATTGCCGGCGAGGACGGTACGGCACGCAAGAGACTTGTCGGCAGCCCTGCCCGCGGCCAGGCGCACATCAAGACCGGCACCATCAACGGTGTGCGTGCCATTGCGGGCTATGTGCTCGACCACGACGGACGGCGCCATGTCGTCGTGATGCTGGTCAATCATGCGGAAGCCGCCAGCACGCGGGCAGCACAGGACGCCCTGCTCGAATGGGTCTGGGCCGGTGGTCGTTGA
- the lptM gene encoding LPS translocon maturation chaperone LptM produces MRAMIPAVALISALLLSACGIKGPLFLPEKPQAEQSGNTEKAAGNNSKPDFNPASIPTTSR; encoded by the coding sequence ATGCGAGCGATGATTCCCGCGGTAGCGCTGATCAGCGCACTGCTCCTGTCCGCCTGCGGCATCAAAGGGCCGCTCTTTTTGCCCGAAAAGCCTCAGGCAGAACAGTCCGGCAACACCGAAAAGGCGGCTGGCAATAATAGCAAACCCGATTTCAATCCCGCCTCGATTCCGACCACAAGCAGATGA
- the lysA gene encoding diaminopimelate decarboxylase, with translation MSETFPIPTLHREQGELILEDVALTTVAERFGTPVYVYSRAALVSAFEAYRNALQGRPALVCYAVKANSNLGVLSVFAALGAGFDIVSGGELARVIAAGGDPAKVVFSGVGKTRAEMRQALEAGIRCFNVESATELDRLNDVAAQLGMFAPIALRVNPDVDPKTHPYISTGLKSNKFGVAFDEALDLYRRAASLPNLEVSGIACHIGSQLLDPAPMAEAAAKVLGLVDQLAAEGIRLDHIDLGGGLGIRYDDETPPAVADYLAPLLKVFEGRAEELCFEPGRSLVGNAGLLLTRVEYLKPGEEKNFAIVDAAMNDLARPALYDAYHETVAVIERDRSAQSYDVVGPICESGDFLARQRELAIEEGDLIALLSAGAYGMTMSSNYNTRGRAAEVIVDGDKLHLVRQRETIESLFALEQVLS, from the coding sequence ATGAGCGAGACCTTCCCCATCCCGACCCTGCACCGCGAGCAAGGCGAGCTGATCCTCGAGGACGTGGCCCTGACGACCGTCGCCGAGCGCTTCGGCACACCGGTCTACGTCTATTCACGCGCTGCACTGGTTAGCGCCTTCGAAGCCTATCGCAATGCCCTGCAGGGACGTCCTGCGCTGGTGTGCTACGCAGTCAAGGCCAACTCCAACCTCGGCGTGCTGTCGGTGTTTGCCGCACTGGGCGCCGGTTTCGACATCGTCTCCGGTGGAGAGCTTGCCCGCGTCATCGCCGCCGGTGGCGATCCGGCCAAGGTGGTGTTCTCCGGCGTCGGCAAGACACGCGCAGAGATGCGCCAGGCACTCGAAGCCGGCATCCGTTGCTTCAACGTCGAGTCGGCAACCGAACTTGACCGGCTCAACGACGTTGCAGCGCAGCTCGGCATGTTCGCACCGATCGCCCTGCGGGTGAATCCGGACGTCGACCCCAAGACTCACCCCTACATTTCCACCGGGCTGAAGAGCAACAAGTTTGGCGTCGCCTTCGACGAAGCACTCGACCTCTATCGTCGTGCCGCCTCCCTGCCAAATCTTGAGGTCAGCGGCATTGCCTGCCATATCGGCTCGCAACTGCTTGACCCCGCACCGATGGCCGAAGCGGCGGCAAAGGTACTCGGACTTGTCGATCAGCTCGCTGCCGAAGGCATCCGCCTCGATCATATCGATCTTGGCGGCGGCCTCGGCATCCGCTATGACGACGAGACACCGCCAGCGGTCGCGGACTACCTCGCCCCGCTGCTGAAGGTTTTCGAAGGCCGCGCCGAGGAGCTGTGCTTCGAACCGGGCCGCTCCTTGGTGGGTAACGCGGGACTGCTTCTCACCCGGGTTGAGTACCTGAAGCCGGGAGAGGAAAAGAACTTCGCCATCGTCGATGCAGCAATGAACGACCTCGCGCGCCCGGCGCTATACGATGCCTATCACGAGACAGTTGCAGTGATCGAACGCGACCGGTCCGCCCAAAGTTACGACGTTGTCGGCCCGATCTGCGAAAGCGGCGACTTCCTTGCCCGCCAGCGCGAACTTGCAATCGAAGAGGGTGACCTGATCGCGCTGTTGTCAGCTGGCGCCTATGGCATGACCATGAGCTCGAACTACAACACGCGCGGCAGGGCAGCGGAAGTCATCGTCGATGGCGACAAGCTGCACCTTGTGCGCCAGCGCGAAACCATCGAATCGCTCTTCGCCCTGGAGCAGGTCCTGAGCTGA
- a CDS encoding PilN domain-containing protein — protein MIRINLLPHREEKRKERRQQFYTLSGAMVLLGAAIALLVHTIYAGYIERQETKNAFIKAEIVKLDEEIVEIRRLREQIDSLLARKQVIESLQSSRAETVHLFNELARKMPNGVYLKSVKQAAQQVTLVGYAQSNARVSTLMRSLDESPFLQNPGLVEVKSATVNNRRVSEFILNIGIAPPSAENAQAAQGGAQ, from the coding sequence ATGATCCGGATCAATCTGCTGCCCCATCGCGAAGAAAAGCGAAAGGAGCGGCGTCAGCAGTTTTACACGCTCTCGGGTGCCATGGTGTTGCTCGGTGCAGCGATTGCTCTGCTGGTGCACACAATTTACGCAGGGTACATCGAGCGCCAGGAAACCAAGAACGCGTTCATCAAGGCGGAAATCGTGAAGCTCGACGAAGAGATCGTTGAGATTCGACGTCTTCGCGAGCAGATTGACTCGCTCTTGGCGCGCAAGCAGGTTATTGAGTCTCTGCAGAGCAGTCGGGCCGAAACGGTGCATCTGTTCAACGAGTTGGCGCGCAAGATGCCAAACGGGGTGTATCTCAAGTCGGTGAAGCAGGCAGCGCAGCAAGTCACGCTTGTTGGTTACGCGCAGTCGAACGCGCGGGTTTCGACGCTGATGCGCAGCCTTGACGAATCTCCTTTCCTGCAGAACCCGGGATTGGTTGAGGTCAAATCGGCCACCGTGAATAATCGCAGGGTCAGCGAGTTCATCTTGAATATCGGTATTGCACCCCCGTCGGCAGAGAATGCGCAGGCCGCGCAGGGAGGCGCTCAATGA
- a CDS encoding DUF4870 family protein, whose protein sequence is MAQSDYTAAPLQPGQPTENLVTLTHLIYALHAFAVFTGVVGSATILGSFIASVPSIAAVIINYVKQSAVRDTWLESHFRWQIRTFWFAVLWVMVAVVMIMTIIGLPFGLLALGVTSLWVLYRVVRGWWALSQRESLPMD, encoded by the coding sequence ATGGCGCAATCCGATTACACCGCAGCACCGCTACAGCCCGGGCAGCCGACTGAAAATCTGGTCACGCTCACGCACCTGATCTACGCCCTGCACGCCTTTGCGGTCTTCACCGGGGTGGTCGGCTCGGCCACGATTCTTGGCAGCTTCATTGCCAGCGTGCCGTCGATCGCGGCCGTAATCATCAACTACGTGAAGCAGAGCGCCGTACGCGATACCTGGCTCGAAAGCCATTTCCGCTGGCAGATCCGCACTTTCTGGTTTGCCGTGCTGTGGGTGATGGTGGCGGTCGTGATGATCATGACCATCATTGGCCTGCCCTTCGGCCTGCTGGCGCTTGGGGTCACCAGTCTGTGGGTGCTGTACCGCGTGGTGCGGGGCTGGTGGGCGCTTTCACAGCGGGAATCCCTGCCGATGGACTGA
- a CDS encoding pilus assembly protein PilM, giving the protein MIDFSIFGSKARQLAGLDISSSSVKMVELVESEKGGFRVERYAIEPLPREAVVDGNIANLDAVTEGVKRLVRRFGPGVKNVAMALPASSVITKKIILPDGLREQEMELQVESEANQYIPFALDEVNLDFQVVGPAGGSPGEVEVLIAASRKEKVEDRVAVAQACGLKAVVLDVESLATESSFELVSRQLPGGGAGKVVALIDIGASAMNVSVLRDGHQVYSREQAFGGIQLTQDIARQYGMSIEEAEAAKRSGSLPDDYARDLLRPFMDSLALEVSRALQFFFTSTQYNQVDHLVLAGGCAVMPGLAEVVGGRTQVETIVANPFAGMALSSKVRPKNLLADAPSLMVACGLALRRFDA; this is encoded by the coding sequence GTGATTGACTTCTCAATATTCGGTTCGAAGGCGCGACAGCTCGCAGGGCTGGATATCTCTTCTTCATCCGTGAAGATGGTGGAGCTCGTCGAGAGTGAGAAAGGCGGTTTTCGCGTTGAACGTTACGCGATCGAGCCCCTGCCCCGCGAAGCTGTGGTTGATGGCAATATCGCCAACCTCGATGCTGTCACTGAAGGTGTCAAGCGCCTCGTTAGGCGTTTCGGCCCGGGTGTGAAGAACGTGGCCATGGCCTTGCCTGCTTCGTCAGTCATCACCAAGAAAATCATTCTCCCGGACGGTCTGCGCGAGCAGGAAATGGAGCTCCAGGTCGAATCCGAGGCCAATCAGTACATTCCGTTTGCGCTCGACGAGGTCAATCTCGACTTTCAGGTGGTTGGACCGGCCGGAGGTAGCCCCGGCGAAGTAGAGGTGCTGATTGCCGCGTCGCGCAAGGAAAAGGTCGAAGACCGTGTTGCTGTCGCGCAGGCTTGTGGCCTGAAGGCGGTAGTGCTCGACGTCGAGTCGCTCGCGACTGAGTCCTCTTTTGAGTTGGTTAGTCGTCAATTGCCTGGCGGTGGCGCGGGGAAGGTGGTCGCCCTGATCGATATCGGCGCGTCGGCCATGAACGTGTCTGTACTTCGTGATGGCCATCAGGTCTACTCAAGAGAACAGGCGTTTGGCGGCATCCAGCTAACCCAGGATATTGCGCGCCAGTATGGGATGAGTATTGAAGAGGCCGAGGCCGCCAAGCGCTCTGGCAGTCTCCCGGATGATTATGCGCGAGATCTTCTGCGCCCGTTCATGGACAGTCTTGCGCTTGAGGTTTCGCGCGCATTGCAGTTCTTCTTCACTTCGACGCAGTACAACCAGGTCGACCATCTAGTCCTTGCTGGCGGTTGCGCGGTCATGCCGGGTCTCGCCGAAGTCGTGGGTGGCCGGACTCAGGTCGAGACCATTGTGGCCAACCCCTTTGCGGGGATGGCGCTGTCCTCGAAGGTCCGTCCCAAGAATCTGCTGGCTGATGCGCCGTCGTTGATGGTCGCATGTGGGCTGGCTTTGCGGAGATTCGACGCATGA
- the cyaY gene encoding iron donor protein CyaY → MEESAFNALAEAELAKIESALEACGVDMDIELKPGGILELEFDNGSKVIINRHTAAREIWVAAKSGGFHFRPENGGWVAGRDGAELYALLSRVVSEQSGEQVVLSASA, encoded by the coding sequence ATGGAAGAATCCGCATTCAATGCTCTGGCAGAAGCCGAGCTGGCAAAAATCGAGTCTGCACTTGAAGCGTGCGGGGTGGACATGGATATCGAGCTCAAGCCGGGAGGCATTCTTGAGCTGGAGTTCGACAACGGCAGCAAGGTCATCATCAACCGTCACACCGCTGCACGGGAGATTTGGGTGGCAGCGAAATCCGGCGGCTTTCACTTTCGTCCGGAGAACGGAGGCTGGGTCGCCGGGCGCGATGGGGCAGAGCTGTATGCGCTGCTCTCCCGAGTTGTCAGCGAACAGTCGGGAGAGCAGGTGGTATTGAGCGCCAGCGCCTGA
- a CDS encoding pilus assembly protein PilP: MRKFLLLISCIALTGCADDQEDIQSWMAEQSAGMRGVVKPLPEIKVFSVVDYAGAALIEPFKASRIEPERKNGGGGLRPDPDRRREPLEAYPLESLRMVGILTQDNVSQALIQADKSLYRVKAGNYLGQDYGVITAVTDSSVELRELVEDVNGDWVERASSLQLQERQEAGK; encoded by the coding sequence ATGAGGAAATTTTTGCTTCTCATCAGCTGCATTGCACTCACCGGCTGTGCGGACGACCAGGAAGACATTCAGTCGTGGATGGCAGAGCAGTCTGCAGGGATGCGGGGGGTGGTCAAGCCGCTGCCTGAAATCAAGGTGTTTTCCGTTGTCGATTACGCAGGCGCTGCGCTCATTGAGCCTTTCAAGGCGTCGCGGATTGAGCCTGAGCGCAAGAATGGCGGTGGTGGGTTGCGTCCGGATCCCGATCGCCGGCGTGAGCCACTCGAAGCGTATCCGCTGGAAAGTCTGCGCATGGTGGGTATTCTGACCCAGGACAACGTGTCGCAGGCCCTGATACAGGCGGACAAGTCGCTCTATCGTGTCAAGGCAGGAAATTATCTCGGGCAGGATTATGGCGTGATTACTGCAGTGACCGATTCGTCGGTCGAATTGCGTGAGCTGGTAGAGGATGTGAATGGTGACTGGGTTGAGCGCGCCAGTTCGCTGCAGTTGCAGGAGCGGCAGGAGGCCGGAAAATGA
- a CDS encoding penicillin-binding protein 1A, protein MRWVLYPVAALTALVTLGLATLAAISILAWPNLPSLEVLTDYRPRVPLRIYTADGHLISEFGEERRSVVKIEDVPPILKHAILAAEDERFYEHPGIDPIGIARAALANLTSGGRGQGASTITMQVARNFFLSREKTYNRKLYEILLALKIERNLSKDQILELYINQIYLGQRAYGFSAAARAYFGKPLSEISLAEAAMLAGLPKAPSAYNPIANPSRATLRQHYVLRRMVEAGFSDNASYQKALKEPLRTQTGSVARNGGNSTPMHGDYVAEMARQIAVEQFGEEAYQLGIKIVTTITRDDQEAAYAALRKGVMDYDRRHGYRGPERFVELPQGADGEALDDILADSSDHDDLLAAVVLEASPSGVKVFRRGETYDITGDGLRFAAPMLSEKSPQGRRVRRGAVIRIRSTEKQGWEIVQLPEVEAALVSVDPHTGAVRALVGGFDFNSNKYNHVTQAQRQPGSSFKPFIYSAGLERGYSPGTLIEDEPLYFPAGVTGSQAWEPKNYDGKFAGLMTLREALARSKNMASIRLLQNITPDYAQDYIGRFGFDPARNPPYLTMALGAGSATPWEMATAYSVFANGGYRIDPYIVKEIHDGNGKLIAKIDPPVAGESAPRVIDPRNAWLMDSMLQDVVRRGTGARARSLNRGDIAGKTGTTNDYLDAWFCGYSPNLVAISWMGFSQPKNMGRGETGGAAALPIWINYMRAALKGVPEKSLARPEGLLSAPVADGSLEDFHYAENEPPALKPEPDWLEQLFSSHTPALEAPEEAIPPVAPAPKPAPRPVPQMQPPAPVVDRMPTPIRR, encoded by the coding sequence ATGCGCTGGGTTCTCTACCCCGTCGCCGCACTCACGGCCCTGGTGACACTCGGGCTCGCGACGCTGGCAGCAATTTCCATCCTGGCCTGGCCCAACCTGCCTTCACTGGAAGTGCTGACTGACTACCGCCCCCGGGTCCCGCTCCGCATCTACACTGCCGACGGCCATCTTATCAGCGAATTCGGCGAGGAACGCCGCTCAGTCGTGAAGATCGAAGACGTTCCGCCCATTCTTAAGCACGCGATTCTTGCCGCTGAGGATGAACGCTTCTATGAGCACCCCGGCATCGACCCGATTGGCATCGCCCGTGCGGCGCTGGCAAACCTTACCTCAGGCGGACGCGGCCAAGGTGCGTCAACCATCACGATGCAGGTCGCGCGTAACTTTTTCCTGTCGCGCGAAAAAACCTACAACCGCAAGCTCTACGAGATCCTGCTGGCGCTGAAGATTGAACGCAATCTGAGCAAGGACCAGATTCTGGAGTTGTACATCAACCAGATCTACCTCGGGCAGCGCGCCTACGGCTTCTCCGCTGCCGCCCGCGCCTATTTCGGCAAGCCGCTGAGCGAGATCAGCCTCGCCGAGGCCGCAATGCTTGCGGGTCTTCCAAAGGCCCCGTCCGCATACAATCCAATCGCCAACCCTTCTCGTGCAACCCTGCGTCAGCACTATGTACTGCGCCGGATGGTCGAAGCCGGGTTCAGCGACAACGCGAGCTATCAGAAGGCGCTCAAGGAGCCACTGCGCACTCAGACAGGCAGCGTGGCGCGCAACGGCGGCAACAGCACCCCGATGCATGGCGACTACGTTGCCGAGATGGCACGTCAGATTGCGGTCGAACAGTTTGGCGAGGAGGCCTACCAGCTCGGCATCAAGATCGTCACGACCATCACCCGCGACGATCAGGAAGCGGCTTATGCCGCGCTGCGCAAGGGGGTGATGGATTACGATCGCCGCCACGGCTATCGTGGCCCCGAGCGCTTCGTTGAGCTTCCCCAGGGCGCAGATGGTGAAGCGCTGGACGACATCCTCGCCGACTCCAGCGATCACGATGACCTGCTTGCCGCAGTCGTTCTCGAAGCGTCGCCTTCGGGCGTCAAAGTGTTCCGCCGCGGCGAAACCTATGACATTACGGGCGACGGGCTGCGCTTTGCTGCGCCGATGCTCAGTGAGAAGTCGCCACAAGGCCGGCGCGTCCGTCGCGGCGCAGTGATCCGCATCCGCAGCACGGAAAAGCAGGGCTGGGAAATCGTGCAATTGCCTGAGGTAGAGGCCGCACTGGTCTCTGTAGACCCGCATACCGGGGCAGTACGTGCGCTTGTTGGCGGCTTCGATTTCAACAGCAACAAGTACAACCACGTCACCCAGGCACAGCGCCAGCCGGGCTCAAGCTTCAAGCCCTTCATCTATTCGGCAGGCCTGGAGCGCGGATACTCCCCGGGAACGCTGATCGAGGACGAACCGCTCTATTTCCCCGCGGGCGTCACCGGCAGCCAGGCGTGGGAACCGAAGAACTATGACGGCAAGTTCGCCGGACTGATGACGCTGCGCGAAGCGCTCGCACGTTCAAAGAACATGGCGTCGATCCGGCTGCTGCAGAACATCACACCTGACTATGCGCAGGACTACATTGGCCGGTTCGGCTTCGATCCCGCACGCAACCCGCCCTATCTGACCATGGCGCTGGGCGCCGGATCGGCCACCCCGTGGGAGATGGCAACCGCGTACTCCGTGTTTGCCAACGGCGGCTACAGGATCGATCCTTACATCGTGAAGGAAATCCACGATGGCAATGGCAAGCTGATCGCAAAGATCGACCCACCGGTGGCGGGTGAGAGTGCGCCGCGTGTCATCGACCCCCGCAATGCGTGGCTGATGGATTCGATGCTGCAGGACGTCGTCCGGCGCGGAACGGGCGCACGCGCACGCAGCCTCAATCGTGGCGACATTGCCGGCAAGACGGGCACGACCAACGACTACCTCGACGCCTGGTTCTGCGGCTACAGCCCGAATCTTGTCGCCATCTCCTGGATGGGTTTCTCGCAGCCAAAGAACATGGGGCGTGGAGAAACCGGCGGCGCAGCCGCACTGCCGATCTGGATCAACTACATGCGCGCAGCACTCAAGGGCGTACCGGAAAAGTCGCTCGCGCGCCCCGAGGGCCTGCTGAGCGCACCCGTGGCCGACGGCAGCTTGGAGGACTTCCACTATGCCGAGAACGAGCCCCCGGCGCTGAAGCCCGAACCCGACTGGCTGGAGCAACTCTTCTCGAGCCACACCCCGGCTCTCGAAGCCCCCGAAGAGGCAATTCCGCCTGTGGCGCCAGCGCCCAAGCCCGCCCCCCGGCCGGTGCCACAAATGCAGCCGCCGGCCCCGGTCGTCGATCGCATGCCGACGCCGATACGACGCTGA
- the ubiD gene encoding 4-hydroxy-3-polyprenylbenzoate decarboxylase, which yields MKYHDLRDFITQLEARGELKRISIPVDTHLEMTEIADRVLRAGGPALLFEKPVTRGVPQDMPVLANLFGTPERVAYGMGEDLDAGDWQTPLREVGKLLAFLKEPEPPKGLKDAWEKWPVLKQVMNMSPKEVRSAPCQEVVWEGKDVDLGRLPIQHCWPGDAAPLITWGLVVTRGPHKKRQNLGIYRQQVLGPNRVIMRWLAHRGGALDFREHKLAHPGEPFPVAVVLGCDPATILGAVTPVPDAISEYQFAGLLRGSKTELVRCVGSDLQVPASAEIVLEGVIHPDDMAPEGPYGDHTGYYNEVSDFPVFTVERISMRRKPIYHSTYTGKPPDEPAMLGLALNEVFVPLLQKQYPEITDFYLPPEGCSYRLAVVSIRKQYPGHAKRVMFGIWSFLRQFMYTKFIIVVDDDVNIREWKEVIWALTTRMDATRDTTLVDNTPIDYLDFASPVAGLGSKMGLDATNKWEGETNREWGRPIVMDDAVKQRVDAMWPELGL from the coding sequence ATGAAATACCACGACTTGCGCGACTTCATCACCCAGCTCGAGGCGCGCGGAGAGCTTAAGCGCATCAGCATCCCGGTCGACACCCATCTCGAAATGACCGAGATCGCCGACCGTGTGCTGCGCGCCGGCGGGCCGGCGCTGCTGTTCGAGAAACCGGTGACCCGCGGCGTACCCCAGGACATGCCGGTACTCGCCAACCTGTTCGGCACGCCCGAGCGGGTGGCTTACGGCATGGGCGAAGACCTCGACGCCGGGGACTGGCAGACGCCCTTGCGTGAAGTTGGCAAGCTGCTGGCCTTCCTCAAGGAACCGGAGCCACCGAAGGGCCTGAAGGACGCGTGGGAGAAGTGGCCGGTGCTCAAGCAGGTCATGAACATGTCGCCCAAGGAAGTGCGCTCCGCGCCGTGCCAGGAAGTGGTGTGGGAGGGCAAGGACGTCGACCTCGGTCGGCTGCCGATTCAGCACTGCTGGCCGGGCGACGCCGCACCGCTGATCACCTGGGGACTGGTGGTGACCCGCGGTCCGCACAAGAAGCGTCAGAATCTCGGCATTTACCGGCAGCAGGTGCTGGGGCCGAACCGCGTCATCATGCGCTGGCTGGCGCATCGTGGCGGGGCGCTCGATTTTCGCGAGCACAAACTGGCGCACCCGGGCGAGCCCTTTCCCGTTGCAGTGGTGCTCGGCTGCGATCCGGCCACCATCCTCGGCGCGGTGACGCCGGTGCCGGATGCGATTTCCGAGTACCAGTTTGCCGGTCTGCTGCGCGGCTCGAAAACCGAACTGGTGCGCTGCGTCGGCTCCGACCTGCAGGTGCCGGCCTCGGCCGAGATCGTGCTCGAGGGCGTGATCCACCCGGACGACATGGCGCCGGAAGGGCCGTACGGCGACCACACCGGCTACTACAACGAGGTCTCCGACTTCCCGGTGTTCACTGTCGAGCGCATCAGCATGCGGCGCAAGCCGATCTATCACTCGACCTACACCGGCAAGCCGCCCGACGAGCCGGCCATGCTCGGACTTGCGCTGAACGAGGTCTTCGTCCCGCTGCTGCAGAAGCAGTATCCGGAGATCACCGATTTCTATCTGCCGCCCGAGGGCTGCTCCTATCGCCTCGCAGTGGTGTCGATCCGCAAGCAGTACCCGGGGCACGCCAAGCGCGTGATGTTCGGGATCTGGAGCTTCCTGCGCCAGTTCATGTACACCAAGTTCATCATCGTGGTGGACGATGACGTCAATATCCGCGAGTGGAAGGAAGTCATCTGGGCGCTGACCACACGGATGGATGCCACCCGTGACACCACGCTGGTGGACAACACCCCGATCGACTACCTTGACTTCGCTTCACCGGTCGCCGGGCTGGGCAGCAAGATGGGGCTGGATGCAACGAACAAGTGGGAAGGTGAAACGAACCGCGAATGGGGGCGTCCGATTGTCATGGACGACGCGGTCAAGCAGCGCGTCGACGCGATGTGGCCCGAACTTGGCCTGTGA